One stretch of Mytilus edulis unplaced genomic scaffold, xbMytEdul2.2 SCAFFOLD_1886, whole genome shotgun sequence DNA includes these proteins:
- the LOC139509084 gene encoding histone H1-beta, late embryonic-like, protein MANFNVGKDAKSVNAHLKLALRAGVKNNSLKQSKGTGASGSFRIGEAKVVKKKPAKAKKAAKPKAAKPKKAKSTPKKKKPAAKKPAGEKKAAKPKAKKPAAKKAAKPKKPAAKSPAKKKAAKPKAKKTPKKK, encoded by the coding sequence ATGGCCAACTTCAACGTCGGAAAAGATGCCAAGTCAGTAAATGCTCATTTAAAACTTGCACTCAGAGCCGGAGTTAAGAACAACAGTTTGAAGCAGTCCAAGGGAACTGGAGCATCCGGATCTTTCAGAATTGGAGAGGCTAAAGTAGTTAAAAAGAAGCCAGCAaaggcaaagaaagcagccaaacCTAAGGCCGCCAAGCCTAAGAAGGCAAAGAGCACACCCAAGAAGAAGAAgccagcagcaaagaaaccagctggagaaaaaaaggctgccaaaccaaaggcaaaaaaaccagcagcaaagaaagcagccaagccaaagaagccagCAGCCAAGTCACCAGCAAAAAAGAAGGCAGCCAAACCAAAAGCCAAGAAGAccccaaagaagaagtaa